A genomic window from Leptospira andrefontaineae includes:
- a CDS encoding bacitracin resistance protein BacA, with amino-acid sequence MSATFYTPPGGPPPPSPRLRELFSKVGEDSIRELVSVFYDQIAISEIRGMFPEDLEESKVKSADFMVQVLGGPPYYVQKYGPPKMRARHLPFPIDEKARRVWLSCYRKAIKDWEADEESKEILWQFLQDFSSWMVNKASSQE; translated from the coding sequence ATGAGTGCAACATTTTATACTCCTCCCGGAGGCCCTCCTCCTCCCAGTCCTCGTCTTAGAGAATTGTTCTCAAAGGTTGGAGAAGATTCCATTAGGGAACTTGTTTCTGTTTTTTATGATCAAATAGCTATCAGCGAAATTCGTGGAATGTTTCCAGAAGATCTAGAAGAGAGCAAAGTAAAGTCTGCTGACTTTATGGTGCAAGTTCTAGGAGGTCCGCCCTATTATGTTCAAAAATATGGGCCTCCAAAAATGAGAGCCAGACATCTTCCGTTTCCGATCGACGAAAAAGCTAGAAGAGTCTGGCTTTCCTGTTACCGCAAAGCGATAAAAGATTGGGAAGCAGACGAAGAATCTAAAGAGATACTTTGGCAGTTTTTACAGGATTTCTCCTCTTGGATGGTAAATAAGGCTTCTTCTCAAGAATGA
- a CDS encoding MFS transporter encodes MSKRFSFHYAWIVLIVTFFTLIVAAGVRSMPGILIVPLEKEFGWDRSAISFAVSVNLLLYGLVGPFAAGLMNRFGIKRIMVFALGLLISGILLTTIMRTNWELVVLWGVMVGFGSGMAALVLGATVVNRWFVSHRGLLMGILTASTATGQIVFLPFLASLTEQEGWRNAVYAVASILAILLPTVFFLMKDSPKQYGLLPYGAKSEEEGILPVSGNPFMEAINALKVGLRSRNFWLLAGSFFVCGASTNGLVGTHLVPACSDHGIPEVRAAGLLALMGIFDLIGTVGSGWLSDRVNNKILLFMYYGLRGISLLLLPQAFDPESNKLSIFAVFYGLDWIATVPPTVALTAKIFGREKVGLMFGWVVAFHQIGAAVAAFGAGYIRTVQGEYDLAFMFAGALCVITALGIFAVSTEKEEAKLSETPEFAS; translated from the coding sequence TTGAGCAAACGTTTTTCTTTTCATTATGCCTGGATCGTTTTGATCGTTACATTCTTCACTTTGATCGTTGCCGCTGGAGTGAGATCCATGCCAGGAATTTTGATAGTTCCTCTCGAAAAAGAATTCGGTTGGGATAGATCTGCCATTTCGTTCGCGGTTTCCGTAAATCTTTTATTGTATGGATTAGTTGGACCATTCGCTGCAGGACTCATGAATCGTTTTGGCATAAAACGAATTATGGTATTTGCGCTCGGACTATTGATCTCGGGAATTCTGCTAACGACGATTATGCGAACAAACTGGGAACTAGTAGTTCTTTGGGGTGTGATGGTAGGATTCGGTTCCGGAATGGCAGCCTTGGTCTTAGGGGCTACAGTGGTTAATCGTTGGTTCGTTTCTCATAGAGGACTTCTCATGGGAATTTTAACAGCGAGTACCGCTACTGGACAGATCGTCTTTCTTCCGTTTTTAGCCTCTCTAACTGAGCAAGAAGGATGGAGAAACGCAGTTTATGCGGTGGCTTCTATATTAGCGATACTTCTTCCTACAGTATTTTTCTTAATGAAAGACTCCCCTAAACAATATGGACTCTTACCTTATGGGGCAAAAAGTGAAGAAGAAGGAATCCTACCTGTTTCCGGAAATCCATTCATGGAAGCCATCAACGCTCTCAAGGTCGGATTAAGATCCAGAAACTTTTGGCTTCTTGCAGGAAGTTTTTTTGTATGTGGAGCAAGTACAAACGGTCTCGTAGGAACTCACTTAGTTCCGGCATGTTCTGATCATGGAATTCCGGAAGTAAGAGCTGCAGGTCTTTTGGCACTCATGGGAATTTTCGATCTGATCGGAACAGTCGGTTCAGGTTGGTTATCCGATAGAGTGAATAACAAAATTCTGTTATTTATGTATTATGGACTGAGAGGTATCTCCTTATTATTATTACCCCAAGCATTTGATCCTGAATCAAATAAACTTTCTATATTTGCAGTGTTTTACGGATTAGATTGGATTGCTACTGTTCCACCTACAGTTGCATTAACTGCTAAAATATTCGGAAGAGAAAAAGTGGGATTGATGTTCGGTTGGGTGGTTGCGTTCCACCAAATCGGAGCTGCAGTCGCTGCATTCGGAGCGGGTTATATCCGAACTGTACAAGGAGAATACGATCTCGCATTTATGTTTGCGGGAGCATTATGCGTAATCACTGCTCTCGGGATCTTTGCAGTATCAACAGAGAAGGAAGAAGCAAAACTTTCAGAAACACCTGAATTTGCATCATGA
- a CDS encoding STAS domain-containing protein has product MEIKTKKVGKHTLVQLDGRLDITHSDEVEAKLLDDVQAGTGDIVINLQNISYISSSGIRIFVGMVRELEKQNRKLKLCNITPNVKKVFDVVELLDLFEVYETEQEALATLK; this is encoded by the coding sequence TTGGAAATTAAAACGAAAAAAGTAGGGAAACACACCCTAGTCCAATTGGATGGCAGGCTGGATATCACACATTCGGACGAGGTAGAGGCAAAACTTCTAGACGATGTCCAAGCTGGAACAGGTGATATCGTTATTAACTTGCAAAATATTTCTTATATTTCTTCTTCCGGGATCAGGATCTTTGTGGGAATGGTCCGGGAACTAGAAAAGCAGAATCGAAAACTCAAACTTTGTAATATCACACCTAACGTTAAAAAAGTTTTCGATGTTGTGGAATTGTTGGATCTTTTCGAAGTCTACGAAACCGAACAAGAAGCATTAGCTACCTTAAAATAA
- a CDS encoding RNA pyrophosphohydrolase, giving the protein MDKPYRKNVGMVVFNSKGEVLVGERLNFKGSWQFPQGGIDDGEDPNSAAQRELLEEVGIEDAKIIDEYPSWINYDFPESLHLSSNLKKYKGQTQKWYLLYWNGKAEDCDLTAHEQEFERVRFIPFQECLSTVVSFKKDVYQKLVQEFEPKILDFMKKGSF; this is encoded by the coding sequence ATGGACAAACCGTATAGAAAGAACGTGGGAATGGTAGTCTTCAACTCTAAAGGAGAGGTTTTAGTAGGAGAAAGACTGAATTTTAAAGGCTCTTGGCAGTTTCCTCAAGGTGGAATAGATGATGGAGAAGATCCTAACTCGGCTGCTCAAAGAGAACTTTTAGAAGAAGTAGGCATCGAAGACGCTAAGATCATTGATGAATATCCAAGCTGGATCAATTATGATTTCCCCGAGTCCTTACATTTAAGCTCTAATTTAAAAAAGTATAAAGGCCAAACCCAAAAATGGTATCTTCTATATTGGAACGGTAAAGCAGAAGACTGTGATCTAACGGCTCATGAGCAAGAGTTTGAAAGAGTTAGATTCATTCCATTCCAAGAATGTCTTTCGACCGTAGTATCCTTTAAAAAAGATGTGTACCAAAAGTTAGTCCAAGAGTTCGAACCTAAGATCTTGGATTTTATGAAGAAGGGATCTTTCTAG
- a CDS encoding ATP-binding protein: protein MDTGISISYLPIPVGIVLCFWWGPARTLPAMYANALFTANLWGLHDVDKYPIYCLWEVLAVAISWFFFIKWRKGKAWLPDLRETVRFVLWVAFPAAICNGILVAEGLVLFGDLPQEKLLVSSFQGMSATLFDTLSVSVPILLWVTPWMEHKGWARTEGSWENRETNWDRTRLRNLKPRKIAEIIAVFLLCGIFGAIIPTLEYWFVFALFVLWAALRYGITMALTANIWVQIITLVFPVLFDRSEHYQWFKDDKELIFLINLGILCVVSLITGRATSDSRKELQKRRRIEGKLLQSREQYRKFFEENLSANFITDPSGNILAANSSFLKMFGFETQSEASLKNFADFFPSYDDYSFFLQKIQISFRLETHEEFFQDKNGLPIHTTGNYFASFNKSGSIDSIRGYLLDDTLRRKLEAQLIESKKLETIGTLAGGIAHDFNNILQIISGYATKMQLESSKFASLTDMSRSINAAAARGAIIVRRLLSLARKGGGGFKTILADQLVNETVDLLVPTFSEKIKFRKECKEGLPTIVGDYSQLEQVLINLCLNARDALPEGGEISIRAFEVQGANIRESFPLSEPAEYLCIEVSDNGEGMSEETRKRIFEPFFSTKTKTQGSGLGMSMVYGIMQNHEGMVQVSSQLGIGTSIRLFFPVAKTKTSQLLKTPGKDPQTSTGIILVVEESPYLSEILQDQMLALGFRLIGADSTKKAHEILNKFKSTTVLTVIDLDFENLSSLEFLETIKKECPELKIFVSGTEFGNETKEKLSALGINDLLEKPYKIRDLIEFFYTKSF, encoded by the coding sequence GTGGATACGGGGATCTCCATATCCTATCTTCCTATTCCTGTCGGTATTGTATTATGTTTTTGGTGGGGACCGGCACGCACGTTACCCGCAATGTATGCCAACGCATTGTTCACCGCCAATCTTTGGGGACTTCATGATGTAGATAAATATCCAATCTATTGTCTCTGGGAAGTTTTGGCAGTGGCTATCTCCTGGTTCTTTTTTATTAAATGGAGAAAAGGGAAAGCCTGGTTACCTGATCTAAGAGAGACAGTACGATTTGTACTCTGGGTAGCATTTCCAGCCGCGATCTGTAACGGGATTTTAGTGGCAGAAGGTCTTGTCTTATTCGGAGATCTACCTCAGGAAAAGTTGTTAGTATCCTCTTTTCAAGGGATGAGTGCCACGTTATTTGACACACTGAGTGTTTCCGTTCCGATCTTATTATGGGTAACTCCTTGGATGGAGCACAAAGGTTGGGCAAGAACGGAAGGCTCTTGGGAAAATAGGGAAACAAACTGGGACAGAACTAGGCTCAGAAATCTTAAACCTAGAAAGATCGCGGAAATTATCGCCGTATTTTTACTCTGCGGGATTTTCGGGGCGATCATACCTACTTTAGAATACTGGTTCGTATTTGCATTATTCGTTCTTTGGGCCGCATTAAGATACGGAATCACGATGGCGCTGACTGCAAATATTTGGGTGCAGATAATCACTTTAGTATTTCCAGTTCTATTTGATCGATCTGAACATTATCAATGGTTTAAGGACGATAAAGAACTTATCTTTTTAATAAACTTGGGGATCCTATGTGTAGTCTCTTTGATCACAGGAAGGGCTACGAGCGATTCCAGAAAAGAGTTACAAAAAAGAAGAAGGATAGAAGGTAAACTTCTACAGAGCAGAGAACAGTACCGAAAATTTTTCGAAGAAAATCTTTCCGCAAATTTTATCACAGATCCTTCCGGGAATATTCTGGCAGCTAATTCTTCCTTCCTAAAGATGTTCGGATTCGAAACACAATCAGAAGCTTCTCTTAAGAATTTTGCAGATTTTTTTCCTTCTTATGATGATTATTCCTTCTTCTTACAGAAAATACAGATCAGTTTCCGATTAGAAACTCATGAAGAATTTTTTCAGGACAAAAATGGCCTACCCATCCATACAACTGGAAATTATTTCGCTTCATTCAATAAATCAGGAAGTATAGATTCTATCCGAGGATATCTATTGGATGATACTCTTCGTCGTAAGTTAGAAGCGCAATTGATAGAATCTAAAAAATTGGAAACGATCGGGACCTTGGCAGGTGGGATCGCTCACGATTTTAATAATATTCTGCAGATCATCTCGGGATATGCGACTAAAATGCAATTGGAATCGTCCAAATTCGCTTCTCTTACGGACATGTCCCGTTCTATCAATGCTGCGGCTGCAAGAGGAGCAATTATAGTTCGCAGACTTCTTTCCTTGGCTAGAAAAGGAGGAGGAGGATTTAAAACGATCCTAGCCGACCAATTAGTAAATGAAACAGTAGATCTATTGGTACCAACATTCTCCGAAAAAATAAAATTCAGAAAAGAATGTAAAGAAGGACTTCCTACAATTGTGGGAGACTATTCTCAGTTAGAGCAGGTGCTAATCAATCTTTGTTTGAATGCAAGAGATGCACTTCCGGAAGGAGGAGAGATATCTATACGCGCATTTGAAGTACAAGGAGCAAATATCAGGGAATCTTTCCCACTTTCTGAACCTGCAGAATATCTCTGTATCGAAGTTTCGGATAACGGAGAAGGGATGAGCGAAGAGACTAGAAAAAGGATATTCGAACCGTTCTTCAGTACAAAAACCAAGACACAAGGAAGTGGACTTGGAATGTCCATGGTTTATGGGATCATGCAAAACCATGAAGGAATGGTGCAGGTCAGTTCCCAATTAGGCATTGGCACAAGTATTCGATTATTCTTCCCGGTTGCAAAAACGAAAACTTCTCAATTACTAAAAACCCCAGGAAAAGATCCTCAAACATCTACGGGTATTATTCTAGTTGTCGAAGAATCCCCTTATTTGTCGGAAATCCTACAAGATCAAATGTTGGCCTTGGGATTTAGATTGATCGGTGCAGACAGCACTAAAAAGGCTCACGAAATATTAAATAAATTTAAATCAACCACGGTTTTAACAGTGATCGATCTGGATTTTGAAAATCTTTCTTCCTTGGAATTTTTGGAAACCATTAAGAAAGAATGTCCTGAGTTGAAAATTTTTGTCTCCGGAACGGAGTTCGGAAATGAGACTAAGGAAAAACTTTCCGCACTCGGAATTAACGATCTTCTGGAAAAACCTTATAAAATCAGGGACCTGATCGAATTCTTTTATACGAAAAGTTTTTAA
- a CDS encoding alpha/beta hydrolase: MKYFWKAAKFALHCQLPTPPKVSEQEITIRTDKFEIPAILYSPKGKSCGTILAVNGLAYLGNKDPRFAAVCRSAAAVGYTVISPLLVEVTQFRIRKETVEKIKDLILHISSDKEYCPDQKLSYIAPSFSGSMGLIAASDPEVGKKISSILTIGAYCDVQSTLDYVMTSDEGDEYGRMILLYNFVKYALKSENEELEFALKACVLDGSFSREFLELPTVLENISAENKEVFFKLREDKNFREKVWKEIVANAGSQSSFLQELQVKDKLHLLDCHVSIVHGLGDNVVPAKEAVILKENLPRKKSKLVLTPLISHGDVGISLAQLPAIYDLVQGFAFFFKNAKVKEKAA; this comes from the coding sequence ATGAAATATTTCTGGAAGGCTGCCAAGTTTGCCCTTCATTGCCAATTACCAACTCCTCCTAAAGTCTCTGAACAAGAGATTACGATTAGAACGGACAAATTTGAAATTCCTGCGATTCTTTATTCTCCGAAAGGGAAATCTTGCGGAACCATTTTGGCAGTAAATGGATTGGCTTACTTGGGAAATAAGGACCCAAGATTTGCTGCGGTTTGTAGATCTGCAGCAGCAGTGGGTTATACGGTTATTTCTCCTTTGCTGGTAGAAGTTACCCAGTTCCGAATTCGAAAAGAGACTGTTGAAAAGATAAAAGATCTGATACTTCATATCTCTTCCGATAAAGAATATTGCCCGGATCAAAAACTTTCTTATATTGCTCCTTCTTTTTCGGGAAGTATGGGACTGATTGCGGCTTCTGATCCGGAAGTAGGAAAAAAGATCTCTTCCATTCTTACAATCGGCGCTTATTGTGATGTTCAATCCACTTTGGACTATGTGATGACTTCTGACGAGGGAGACGAGTATGGAAGGATGATCCTTCTTTATAATTTCGTAAAGTATGCTCTCAAGTCCGAAAACGAAGAGTTGGAATTCGCATTGAAGGCTTGTGTTTTGGACGGAAGTTTTTCCAGAGAGTTCTTGGAACTTCCTACCGTTTTGGAAAATATCAGCGCGGAAAACAAAGAAGTATTCTTCAAACTTAGAGAAGATAAAAATTTCAGGGAAAAGGTCTGGAAAGAGATCGTAGCGAATGCAGGATCCCAAAGTTCATTCTTACAAGAACTACAAGTAAAAGATAAACTTCATCTTTTAGATTGCCATGTTTCCATCGTTCATGGTTTGGGGGACAATGTTGTCCCTGCGAAAGAAGCTGTGATCTTAAAAGAAAATCTTCCTCGTAAAAAATCAAAACTAGTGCTAACACCTTTGATCTCTCATGGAGATGTAGGAATTTCTTTGGCTCAGCTACCTGCGATCTATGATCTAGTGCAGGGTTTTGCATTCTTCTTTAAGAATGCGAAGGTAAAAGAGAAGGCGGCCTAA
- a CDS encoding acylphosphatase — MAAKNESRAKIRIRGTVQGVGFRYFVLQRAQECRLKGYTMNLPTGEVEVVVEGDKVFIEDLYKAVQRGPSKAKVTEATIHWEDAKGTFRTFEIKR; from the coding sequence ATGGCTGCAAAAAACGAATCTAGAGCAAAAATTAGGATCCGAGGAACCGTACAAGGAGTTGGTTTTAGATATTTTGTGCTACAAAGAGCACAAGAATGCCGACTGAAAGGTTACACCATGAATCTTCCAACTGGAGAAGTAGAAGTAGTGGTTGAAGGAGACAAAGTTTTTATAGAAGATTTGTACAAAGCAGTTCAAAGAGGGCCTTCTAAAGCAAAAGTAACGGAAGCTACAATCCATTGGGAAGATGCTAAAGGTACGTTTAGGACTTTCGAGATCAAACGTTAA
- a CDS encoding SET domain-containing protein — MSVRYKIRRPQVFSEKDFEIRESDIPGIGMGLFSKQDLVKGDTVGFYTGRVLNDKSANSAKYCESKYLLWICKDHWIYGEGKESNYTRYINHSSKPNVKLVVSTRWKTARFEAMRKIKAGEELFFDYGDEYWIHIDISPVEQN, encoded by the coding sequence ATGTCGGTCAGATATAAAATTCGCAGACCTCAAGTATTTTCAGAGAAGGATTTCGAAATTAGGGAATCCGATATACCAGGAATCGGAATGGGGTTATTCTCCAAACAAGACTTAGTCAAAGGTGATACCGTAGGATTTTATACCGGTAGAGTGCTTAACGATAAGTCCGCAAACTCAGCTAAATACTGTGAGTCTAAATATTTACTTTGGATCTGCAAAGATCATTGGATCTACGGAGAAGGTAAAGAGTCCAACTACACTCGTTATATCAATCATAGCTCTAAGCCGAATGTGAAACTAGTGGTATCCACTCGTTGGAAGACCGCAAGATTCGAGGCAATGCGTAAGATCAAAGCAGGCGAAGAGTTATTTTTCGATTATGGCGACGAGTATTGGATCCATATAGATATTTCTCCTGTAGAGCAGAACTAA
- a CDS encoding tyrosine-type recombinase/integrase, whose protein sequence is MKKEKRSRRNLLPEDNPPLSKEEIRLLLNASRTHENHYIWFRMLYSFGLQLSELVSLRVEDLDWSNHKILIHHSQTLNPRNPSIPYSLRRDLWFISQGKQGEDFLFSGRLGKLRPRTVQKMFSKLEELTGLWVSVFRLRRSLASHLIEAGWDLESIQEQLGLSSQKSLKDLLGQKPKLAPIKKFPLEEINGSAA, encoded by the coding sequence ATGAAAAAAGAGAAAAGAAGCAGAAGAAATCTTCTGCCAGAGGACAATCCTCCATTAAGTAAGGAAGAGATCCGACTCCTTCTGAATGCATCCAGAACACACGAAAATCATTATATTTGGTTTCGAATGTTATACTCTTTCGGGCTCCAACTTTCCGAGCTGGTCTCTTTGAGGGTGGAAGATTTAGATTGGTCGAATCACAAAATATTGATCCATCATTCCCAAACTTTAAACCCCAGAAATCCTTCCATTCCATATTCGCTAAGAAGGGATTTATGGTTTATTTCTCAGGGCAAGCAGGGAGAGGACTTTTTGTTTTCGGGCAGGCTTGGCAAACTTCGGCCCAGGACTGTTCAAAAAATGTTTTCCAAACTAGAAGAATTGACGGGTCTTTGGGTTTCGGTTTTTAGATTAAGGAGAAGTTTGGCTTCTCACCTGATAGAAGCGGGCTGGGACCTGGAAAGTATCCAGGAACAATTGGGGCTTTCTTCTCAAAAATCTCTGAAAGACTTGCTCGGACAGAAACCCAAACTGGCTCCGATCAAAAAATTTCCGTTGGAGGAAATTAACGGCTCGGCGGCATAA
- a CDS encoding aldo/keto reductase — MKKRRLGKTGMVVSEICMGTMTFGSSCDEKEAHRILDKAFDSGIDFYDTAEIYPVPPEAEYVHATEKIFGNWLKTKKRESILIATKVCGPGHGWFTPPVREGKTALDRRNIRVAIEGSLKRLGTDYIDLYQTHWPDHDFGFEETLEALTELIDEGKVRYIGSSNETAWGTMKSLEVSHTNKLARYESIQNNFSILNRRFEDALSDICRREQISLLPYSPLAGGVLTGKYNGPTPPENARFTRYSKLPTERQRRMAHRFLNEGTLASTKELIEIAKEAGISVTTLSVAWSKQHDYVASTIIGANTVEQLEESLKASDLILSDDILKKIDEVSKKIPYPMG, encoded by the coding sequence ATGAAAAAAAGAAGGCTTGGAAAAACCGGGATGGTGGTTTCCGAAATTTGTATGGGGACCATGACTTTCGGTTCCAGTTGTGATGAGAAAGAAGCACATCGAATTCTAGACAAAGCCTTCGATTCAGGAATAGATTTTTATGATACTGCTGAGATCTATCCTGTTCCTCCAGAAGCGGAGTATGTCCATGCAACTGAAAAAATTTTTGGTAATTGGTTAAAGACTAAGAAAAGAGAATCTATTCTGATCGCGACAAAAGTCTGCGGTCCTGGTCATGGATGGTTCACTCCTCCAGTAAGAGAAGGTAAAACTGCACTCGATCGCAGAAATATCAGGGTAGCCATCGAAGGAAGTTTAAAAAGACTCGGAACAGATTATATAGACTTATACCAAACACATTGGCCTGATCACGATTTCGGATTCGAAGAAACTTTAGAAGCTTTGACCGAATTGATCGACGAAGGTAAGGTCAGATACATAGGAAGTAGTAACGAAACCGCTTGGGGAACCATGAAAAGTCTGGAAGTTTCCCACACGAATAAACTCGCAAGATACGAATCTATCCAAAACAATTTTAGTATTTTGAATAGAAGATTCGAAGACGCTCTTTCTGATATTTGCAGAAGAGAACAGATCAGCCTTCTTCCCTATTCTCCTTTAGCAGGAGGAGTATTGACTGGAAAGTATAACGGCCCCACCCCACCTGAAAACGCAAGATTCACACGTTATTCAAAACTTCCAACAGAAAGACAAAGAAGGATGGCGCATCGTTTTCTGAATGAGGGAACACTTGCCTCTACAAAAGAATTGATAGAGATCGCTAAGGAAGCAGGGATCAGCGTAACTACTCTTTCCGTAGCTTGGTCAAAACAACACGATTATGTTGCTTCTACAATTATTGGAGCAAATACAGTAGAACAATTAGAGGAAAGTTTAAAGGCTTCTGATCTAATTTTGTCTGACGATATCTTGAAAAAGATAGATGAGGTTTCTAAAAAGATTCCTTATCCTATGGGATGA
- a CDS encoding gamma-glutamyltransferase family protein, whose translation MKKILTYSLSGMLVVVLVLVIFYYATSGPGETISFQDPYHTERPSAQGSKLMVASGHPLATKAALEILEKGGNAADAGVAALLVLNVTQGEEASFPGVAPLLYYDQADKKVHSYIGVGTAPAKATIEYFKSRGHESIPMLKYSSQLVPASPDVIVALLKKYGTKSFEEVSKPAIQIAEEGFPVHKILMRNLNIGVFKRLGLKFLLPYNAKIYVGDKWWKPLHAGERFKRPALSATLKELAEAEKAASSSGKNRLESLEALRDYFYKGPIAEKIAKAHEEHDGTMAKSDLVRYSADWEVPLQGNYGPYTIFSNRTWNQGAVVPIVLQILEGIDLKSMGHNSKEYVHSVVQAIELAMADREKYFGDPAYVSVPEKGLLSKEYAAERRKLLQSKAFGKIPPPGNPFLFESPANAKKIAYQKEDILAVNEEPLFDLTPSFWERTNSGKIGRDTTYLSIIDSKGNSLSLTPSDFPQSPIIEGDITLGIRMTQFRLDPNHPSALVPGKRPTITPNASMVFKDGKFWMSFGTPGGDMQTQAVVQVFLNLVVFGMDPQEAVNAPRFRSLNWPDAFSPHKYYPGRIELEEDIYKKEGKALEALGYEVKEREKWEYDFGAPCISLKDPKTGILYGGADPRKESWAEGK comes from the coding sequence ATGAAAAAAATCCTAACGTATTCTTTATCGGGAATGCTAGTAGTCGTTCTAGTTCTTGTAATATTCTATTACGCAACTTCGGGGCCTGGAGAAACGATAAGTTTCCAAGATCCGTATCATACGGAGAGGCCTAGTGCGCAAGGATCTAAATTAATGGTAGCAAGCGGTCATCCTTTGGCGACCAAAGCGGCTTTGGAAATATTAGAAAAAGGTGGGAATGCAGCGGATGCAGGAGTGGCAGCTCTTTTAGTCTTGAACGTGACCCAAGGAGAAGAGGCTTCATTTCCCGGAGTGGCCCCTTTACTTTACTATGACCAAGCTGATAAAAAAGTTCATAGTTATATCGGAGTTGGGACTGCACCTGCAAAAGCTACTATAGAATATTTCAAGTCTCGGGGACATGAGTCTATTCCAATGTTGAAATATTCTTCACAATTGGTTCCTGCATCTCCGGATGTGATCGTTGCATTACTAAAAAAATACGGCACAAAATCTTTTGAAGAAGTAAGTAAACCTGCTATCCAAATAGCAGAAGAAGGTTTTCCAGTTCATAAAATTCTAATGAGGAATTTGAACATAGGAGTATTCAAAAGATTAGGTCTTAAGTTTTTACTTCCTTATAATGCAAAAATTTATGTGGGAGATAAATGGTGGAAACCACTTCATGCAGGAGAAAGATTTAAAAGACCAGCGTTATCCGCAACATTAAAAGAGTTGGCAGAAGCAGAGAAGGCCGCTTCTTCTTCCGGAAAAAACCGACTAGAGTCTCTGGAAGCTCTTAGAGATTATTTTTATAAAGGACCGATTGCAGAAAAGATCGCCAAAGCCCACGAAGAACATGATGGTACTATGGCTAAGTCGGATCTAGTTAGATACAGCGCCGACTGGGAAGTTCCATTACAAGGAAATTATGGGCCTTATACAATCTTTTCCAATCGTACTTGGAACCAAGGTGCTGTTGTTCCGATCGTTCTACAAATTTTAGAAGGGATAGATCTAAAATCCATGGGGCATAACTCCAAGGAGTATGTTCATTCAGTGGTTCAGGCAATCGAACTAGCGATGGCGGATCGTGAAAAATATTTTGGAGATCCTGCTTATGTTTCGGTTCCGGAAAAAGGCCTACTCAGCAAAGAATATGCAGCGGAAAGAAGAAAACTTCTGCAATCCAAGGCCTTCGGAAAAATTCCGCCGCCGGGAAACCCATTCTTATTCGAATCTCCTGCTAACGCCAAAAAGATCGCATATCAAAAAGAAGATATTCTTGCAGTTAATGAGGAACCTCTCTTTGATCTTACTCCAAGTTTTTGGGAAAGGACAAATTCCGGAAAAATAGGAAGAGACACGACTTATCTAAGCATTATAGACTCTAAAGGAAATTCCTTATCCTTAACTCCAAGTGATTTTCCCCAATCACCAATTATAGAAGGTGATATCACTTTAGGAATTAGAATGACCCAATTCCGTTTAGACCCAAATCATCCGTCCGCTTTGGTTCCGGGAAAAAGACCTACAATTACGCCTAACGCTTCCATGGTATTTAAAGACGGAAAATTTTGGATGAGCTTCGGGACTCCAGGCGGGGACATGCAAACTCAGGCAGTGGTCCAAGTATTCTTAAATTTAGTCGTTTTTGGAATGGATCCACAAGAAGCAGTGAATGCTCCACGTTTCCGATCTTTGAACTGGCCCGACGCCTTCTCCCCTCATAAATATTATCCGGGAAGAATAGAATTAGAAGAAGATATCTATAAAAAAGAAGGAAAAGCTCTCGAAGCTCTCGGTTACGAAGTCAAAGAAAGAGAAAAATGGGAATATGATTTTGGGGCTCCTTGTATTTCTTTAAAAGATCCTAAAACTGGGATTTTATATGGCGGGGCCGACCCAAGAAAAGAATCCTGGGCGGAAGGAAAATAA